Below is a window of Humulus lupulus chromosome 9, drHumLupu1.1, whole genome shotgun sequence DNA.
aatcatacaacatacatgatgagcatggcccactagttgtccatgtcaccctaatcatattcatatagcatacatgatgagcatggctcgctagttgtccatgtcaccctatgaggtaaaaaagagtctctggtccttgaataacctcggcgcgtccgccctaggagttacgtctttagctatagtaactcgttcgatgtatctaacatcgtaacttgtttgatgtatctaacatccatacacatatcatattcaacatatcatcacattatggcattcataattcataacaattcattcatacaacagtcttaccattcatagcataaaatcatagaatctatctaacttccttatctcaggtccaagctaagaaatttcacaacctttcaacgagcctataacataatcaaaataacatttcttaggttcataaaattactattttgcccatccatacaactcatgtgtgcatgggccatgcacacataataacagttacacataacACACAATTATTCTTAAccacacataaagccataaaagaataatgctcattttacctattttacatgcatgatctttttataaaaaccacatagttggataataaacataattttggacgtaaaagtggatttgcatgtaacatgcatacgtgggaacattacgTAATTGCGATGttttttaaaaacgataattctacatttcttacttttattgttttaaaaatcaatagacatataacatgctttatttttcttaaaatttctaagttgattaatttctcaaaacattattttattttataaaataatttgatttagcttaaaaaaatgtgacaatttcctttattattctcaaattacaaagaagcaacaaaacttggaattaattaaaatacctatttttaatatgtttctttagaaaaacaaattttaacattggttaattgtgttacataaatggtgtgagaaaatatatttttaagtgtgggaaaaatatatttttatttaaattatttaagacttagttttaagtaacataaatccatatgtgacaattaaataatcattttaaaattttttaaaccgaactttcagccactatttaaattctttaaaaaaaatcacaaataagtagaatctaaatatttttctcaatcaaaataaagaaaattataacTTATTAAAATATGCACTCATATCATATTAAAATACCACTTTTCAATATTTCCATAATTTAGGATaataatttgttccaaaaactcatcaaatttatttttagtgaaacacacttcacattttcttacaaaaattccagcaactatttttacctttaaaaatcaccacattcaatttaaaacctcatatttttctaaaaattcaataaaaattatgcaggtaattatttacacacaatataatttcaaagcataattaaacttcacattaaatttcttaaaacatcaaaatatttgcaaactttatttgagcactcaaaacattaatctcatcatgaacaacaacatttttgtacaaaaatcagcaagcatattaaatcataaaatttattcatttcattttattcacaaaattcatgctcatttatgcacaatatttcaacacaaaccctagcatgcttctaacctctttatccattttaatcatatcatgagtatacaataattcatcattcGCCATAGaacttattcacaagtcatgaacaaCAACCACCATTGATCTTGTGTTACATATATTCTCAATACATTATTATCATGCTATTATTCCAAAAATCACAATCATCATAACATCATACAAGATCTTgccacaacctatcatgtttctaaaattttcattgacataaaacataataaaaataacaatcatGTTTTTGCATACCCCTCAAGGCTGAAAGTCATACAATAAACAAATAACCTATTCTTTTCATGCTTTTCTAATATTCATCACCACTACACATATTCTTattacacaaccataaaaatcaaacccaacaacataaactcatgcataaaataataagaaaacactCCATCAATCCATGAACATCATAACACTAGGGTTATAGATTttatacctctcttgattgtaaaatcaagaatacaatatgatcaacacccaaacttcacaccccttgttcaagcctagggttttttgtTGAAatccaccatgaggaggagaaagaaacccaatcacacaaaacaaataaaccaagtcaaaatcatataatcaagaaaaagagattagacaacaaaaatacaagaaagaCATACTCTAAACTtggttcctcttctccttcttcttcttctttctttcttcttctccttctctctctatacgccacactctctctctctacctctctctctaggtcacgacaGCCACACAAGGATGCCCTCCTCTTTtcttcctttcccctttatttcCATTCTCTCATAATgaccaaataaaagaaaaaaaggtaagtttcctttcttcattttatttccttttaattcctttcactacaagaaaaaattcttttaataacactgaaaatgtgttatcaaaacataccataacactttctgatgtgttaagaccgactatgttatcgtaggtcagggtactttacataacactttatcattgttatacagatgtgttattatactgtcaacgataacacattttctgtgttattttaatatatagataagtgtttaattatgttatttatagtcgattatataacacatttcaatacttataaatttgtgttatactacactttagtataacacattttttgtgttatataatgaagtttgcataacacaattctttgcataaaaagtgttattgtaatagatattataacacatttttcgtattattttaatatttagataagtttaaattctaattatatattcatttatataacactaatttattctattatattttaattttttttatataattaaaattagcgttctaatatatactagcatcatcaaatgaaattgattttcaaataacaaatagtaaaaatattcaacattatattaacaatccacaaattaatttaaaacattcatcattgtcatcaacaacaaaatgtccttaaagtattcaagtagtcttaaatattcaacatataagCCTTGAATAAGAAAATTCAAGGACGTGTCTAATTTGTTCTTGAGGTATCTGCTATACGAGAATCTTTTCAAGTGGAAAACAAGAATCTCGGGCAACATCCACAAGTCTAGTTTCTTGGTAGCTTGTCTATGTTCCTTGCACCTGGGGCTGTACCTATTGAAAACAAAATGAACAAGACATCGATTAATGGAAATTTATTTCAAAGGTCAACGTATAAAATTATCTGAATTTGAATAGGTATCCCACCACATGTCATCAGGCCCCAGAGGTTCTTCCTTTAGAAATGCCTCCAAGCATGCAAACAAAGAAATAGCTTCTAGTCGAGTTTTCTTCACGGTAAACCCAGCCTTGTGAACCTCAAGGAGATCCTTGAGAAAGCTGATATCATACAAGTTGTGTTCTTTGTTAGTCCAGTCCAAATATACCTTTACAACTCTACTGGAATTTTATAAAGTGTCCTTCTCAATGGGCTTGCAGCTCGAACTGTTTCCATCAGTAACAAAAAGTTGAAAGGATAACGCTTCGCTGGATTTTTCCTCTACTTCTGCATCATCCATTGACAGGTTCTTAGAATTGTAGCTGTTTGATAGTTCTTCAATAACCTCTTTTTCAAATCCATTTTCCTTACCATTCTGGAGCTTAACTGAAGGACACGTTCTCTTCAAAGGTGACAAAAATCTAGTAACAGCGGCTTCAACATTGGCTCCACATATTGGCTCTTTTAAATAAGTAAGAAAAGGGGTACCGATAAGCTTTCCCTGACAACCCTTAACACTGTCTGATGGGCACCTGAAAAATCCAACTATCTAAGTTAGGAAATCCAGCAGAAGTCTAACAAGCAGTCTGCGTAGATGATCCAAGACATAAAATGACTAggatacaaaaaattaaaacacatacTTCTCAAAAGCAGATAATATAGCCAGTATTATCCAGTCAACACTTGACTTGGAGTGCTTGAACTTTATTCATACCGACTTCATCTTCTTAATGAACAAGTCTTACTTTTGTAAGgccaataattattttaattgatacTATAATCCCCTTCTGAAATTACTTAGTTAAAGCTATTTTTCAATAGATGGATTGGCAACACCAGTTCGTACATCACATGTTTACCAGTGCTATTTACCAATTACATAAGGATAGGGATGCAAGCTTACTTTTCACGTGGTCGATGAATTATTTCAACTCTGGATCTTCCCACGACATTTTTAGAAAGTCTATAAGCCACAATATGGTCATCCTCCTTAATTGGAGCCAATAGCTCTGAGGGGTTTTCCAAATATCGAAAAATCTTATGTTCATATACCTGGCAATCAAAATTACAGTTACTCAACCACTAGAACTAAAAATAAgggaataaataaaataaattgtagcAGATATCAATGGAAACCAAATTTACCTCTGCAAGCAGAAGAATCTCATCAGCATTCAAGCAACAAGCATTACTTAGTTGTTCACTAAGATCTTTATAGCAACCTTGCTTTAGCAAACTAACAGTGTATGGCATAGGGAGACCACTTCCATCGCCGTAAAACACAGTCATGGTTATTTGCCGAGTTGCAGTTGAAGGTAGCGGCAACGACAAATACATGAAGGGATCAAAAGTGATTGAAATCTTTCCACATGCTGGGCAAACTAGTGTCGACTTATATTGACCCTGACCATTAACATATAAACATTGTAAGAGAAGAAAATACTTTTGTACCAGTACAGGAAAAAATAAATGCTTATGGTTCAAGGAAAGAAGAAATATAGCTTTCAAGAAAGAAGACTTTAATTCTCACTCAACTGGCAAACATCCACTATCAATGAGTCATTCCGGGCCCTGTGATTTTTCCAACACTCAACGGCAACTTCCTCATCTGGGCGACCATCTGAATCCTTTGCTTCTATGTAAGGTTTTCGTTTAACATGATTTAAATCCTCATGCAGTCCATCAAACAAGAATGCAAGAAGTTCCTGCAAAGAGAAAATTTTATTACATGAAGCAATATAGTGATcataaaaaagagtaaactataaaaatatatttatatatatataggagtcAGTTCAATTGGTATGCTTCTTTAGCCTATTGATAGGAACAAATAATTTGTATGAAAAGTAGTATTTAAATTTTTTGGGGATTGATGATATATGGATAAAGGTGATATATGGTGGACTTTAGATTAAAATCAAGAAGTCAAAATTGATTTCTCGATTGATAGTGAAAAAAATCCTGTTGTGACGACCccatattatatatacatgtatgtgtGCTACATGTAAACTACCCTGAATGGTTTATCTCATTTGCAATATGGACAAACTAATCATACAAAACATATCTAACAGACCCTAACGTCATAAAGTACAGATAAGCACAATACAAATTTGTTTGCTGAAGCCACACAAAGaggttttaattttaaaatcattaGCTCAATGGAGTGACTAAATATTAGTAAGAAAAGCATTTTCCCAATTTAAAAAGGCTGAGAAAAAATAAAAGCAAAACTTAGACTTAGTCCCAGTATCATCTGCAAGCACAAGTCCAAAACCAGAGTACTATAAACATAAATAACTGATTGATTTCTCCAACTTCATGCGCTAAAATTTCTCCCAAAAATAAACATCAGGACATAAAAATACATTAAACATTGAAGTATTCAGTATTGAAAGCTTTGCGATTATTATTCAATATACAAT
It encodes the following:
- the LOC133799967 gene encoding ubiquitin carboxyl-terminal hydrolase 9-like, encoding MAQTTGNELALVSIEPSRSSVTIAGGPTMSNGHSTGYSSNLYQGNAVSSSFSDIDDGYDVYKSTKGERGGLAGLHNLGNTCFMNSALQCLVHTPPLVEYFLQDYKDEINTENPLGMHGELAIAFGELLRKLWSSGRTTIAPRVFKGKLARFSPQFSGYNHHDSQELLAFLFDGLHEDLNHVKRKPYIEAKDSDGRPDEEVAVECWKNHRARNDSLIVDVCQGQYKSTLVCPACGKISITFDPFMYLSLPLPSTATRQITMTVFYGDGSGLPMPYTVSLLKQGCYKDLSEQLSNACCLNADEILLLAEVYEHKIFRYLENPSELLAPIKEDDHIVAYRLSKNVVGRSRVEIIHRPREKCPSDSVKGCQGKLIGTPFLTYLKEPICGANVEAAVTRFLSPLKRTCPSVKLQNGKENGFEKEVIEELSNSYNSKNLSMDDAEVEEKSSEALSFQLFVTDGNSSSCKPIEKDTL